In the Muricauda sp. MAR_2010_75 genome, one interval contains:
- a CDS encoding class I SAM-dependent methyltransferase gives MTFFRSSLIICICSVFGLQAQYTESDWEERDKWMKTQSLLALTAVEVGDKVADIGCHEGYLSIHLAKKVSETGRVYAVDIREDRLEKLRTNAQDRNLGNIITILGDTNNPKLPEGELDAVFIFDTYHEMDAHEEILQHVKRALKPGGQLMVMEKLKDWVRGKSRERQVSSHSLGIEYVREELKQAGLTIVSEIEDHGDWERETDKQMWVILAQKSD, from the coding sequence ATGACATTTTTCCGTTCCTCCTTGATCATTTGTATTTGTTCGGTGTTTGGATTACAGGCACAATACACCGAATCGGATTGGGAGGAACGGGACAAATGGATGAAAACCCAATCTTTACTTGCCTTGACCGCAGTGGAAGTGGGAGACAAGGTGGCCGATATTGGTTGCCACGAAGGCTATTTGAGCATACATTTGGCCAAAAAGGTGTCCGAAACCGGAAGAGTATATGCAGTGGACATTCGCGAGGATCGCTTGGAGAAGCTACGAACCAACGCACAGGACAGAAATCTTGGTAATATCATCACCATTTTGGGCGATACCAATAATCCAAAATTGCCGGAAGGCGAGTTGGATGCTGTTTTCATTTTTGATACATATCACGAAATGGATGCCCATGAAGAAATCCTTCAACATGTAAAACGTGCCCTGAAACCTGGAGGGCAACTCATGGTCATGGAAAAACTCAAAGATTGGGTGCGTGGCAAATCCAGGGAACGACAAGTATCTTCGCACTCTTTGGGCATTGAATATGTCCGAGAAGAATTAAAGCAAGCTGGCCTCACTATAGTTTCTGAAATAGAAGACCACGGCGATTGGGAGCGGGAAACCGATAAGCAAATGTGGGTAATCCTCGCTCAAAAATCAGATTAG
- a CDS encoding universal stress protein: MTAKNTSSKYRISVLLDLSKSSELVLTNAVQLAKTLNGSVEVFHVKPAADIVKRESQLSAIRTIYKDDRDTRSKMQDLIRSIEQEEGITLSYKLEYGNVKNRVRDYLALQKPDILVLGKRRAGFFGESITDFVINEININVLITGKDDKFHTFKDINLGVFGSGLRENGLEIIKDLKRDSEKPVRIFNIKGKVQLSEQEIHPLQKTVSYVFSEGANALDGLVSYVSRTNTQLLCVPKSQSKTLAFQTSPAKQVLRKANVPIFIMA, encoded by the coding sequence ATGACCGCTAAAAACACCTCGAGCAAATATCGTATCTCTGTCTTATTGGACCTGTCCAAAAGCTCTGAACTTGTATTGACCAATGCCGTACAATTGGCCAAGACCCTAAATGGGTCAGTGGAGGTCTTTCATGTAAAACCGGCAGCAGATATCGTTAAACGTGAAAGTCAACTATCTGCCATCCGCACCATTTATAAGGATGACCGGGATACCCGTTCCAAAATGCAGGATTTGATTCGCTCCATAGAACAAGAGGAAGGAATTACACTTTCCTATAAATTGGAATATGGCAACGTAAAGAACCGGGTGAGGGACTATTTGGCTTTACAAAAACCCGATATTTTGGTCTTGGGCAAGCGAAGAGCCGGATTTTTTGGAGAAAGTATCACCGATTTTGTGATCAATGAAATCAATATCAATGTATTGATTACAGGAAAGGATGACAAATTCCACACCTTTAAAGACATTAATTTGGGCGTTTTTGGCAGCGGTCTTCGAGAAAATGGTCTAGAAATCATAAAAGATTTAAAACGCGACAGCGAAAAGCCTGTGCGTATTTTTAATATTAAGGGAAAAGTACAACTCAGTGAACAAGAAATACATCCTTTGCAGAAAACGGTTTCCTATGTGTTTTCGGAAGGTGCCAATGCCTTGGATGGCTTGGTGAGCTATGTATCGCGTACCAATACACAACTGTTATGTGTTCCCAAAAGCCAAAGTAAAACCTTGGCGTTTCAGACCAGTCCGGCAAAGCAGGTGTTGCGCAAAGCCAACGTACCGATTTTTATTATGGCATAG
- a CDS encoding aldehyde dehydrogenase, with protein sequence MVQEIVNAQNEFFATQKTKDVVFRKQFLKQLKQEIIAQEDAICDALYADFKKPKFESLATETQLVLAELGYAIKNIERWSRPEPIETSWTNFPSKDWIQSEPFGKVLIISPWNYPFMLTLAPLVGALAAGNTAVLKPSELSPNTSRIIAKILQNVFPPEYVTVMEGGVETSQALLAEKWEYIFFTGSTRVGKIVYKSAAEQLTPVTLELGGKNPCIVDETASLKLAAKRIVWGKFINAGQTCIAPDYILAHKTVKERFVEELKRYITDFYGSDIQKSPDFARITTKKHYQELKEMLQGESLLFGGNFDDSEKYIEPTLVDEPKMNSQIMEGEIFGPILPIIPYETEEDLHLYISNYGKPLAFYLFSTDKKFQKKLMSRYSYGGGTINDTVVHISNKRLPFGGVGTSGIGGYHGKHSFDLFSHKKSIVKRGNWLDIPLRYAPYKLPDAWVKRFKHLF encoded by the coding sequence ATGGTACAGGAAATTGTAAACGCCCAAAACGAATTTTTTGCGACCCAGAAAACCAAGGATGTTGTCTTTAGAAAACAATTCCTAAAACAGTTGAAGCAAGAAATCATTGCACAAGAGGATGCCATTTGCGATGCACTGTATGCTGACTTTAAAAAACCAAAGTTTGAATCACTGGCCACGGAGACCCAATTGGTACTTGCAGAATTGGGCTATGCCATAAAAAACATAGAGCGATGGAGTAGACCTGAACCCATTGAAACTTCTTGGACCAATTTTCCATCCAAAGATTGGATACAGTCCGAGCCTTTTGGCAAGGTGTTGATCATTTCGCCTTGGAACTATCCCTTCATGCTAACTCTGGCACCGTTGGTGGGAGCATTGGCCGCTGGAAATACCGCTGTTTTGAAGCCTTCGGAATTGAGCCCCAATACTTCACGGATCATTGCCAAAATCTTACAAAATGTTTTTCCCCCAGAATATGTTACCGTAATGGAAGGGGGCGTGGAGACCTCACAAGCACTTTTGGCCGAAAAATGGGAATATATTTTCTTTACCGGGAGTACTCGGGTAGGTAAAATTGTTTACAAGAGCGCAGCAGAGCAGCTCACACCCGTTACCTTGGAACTCGGAGGTAAAAACCCTTGCATTGTGGACGAAACGGCCTCCCTAAAATTAGCCGCCAAGCGTATTGTATGGGGAAAATTCATCAATGCGGGACAAACCTGCATCGCTCCAGATTATATTTTGGCCCACAAAACGGTCAAGGAGCGGTTTGTGGAAGAACTCAAGCGTTACATTACTGATTTTTATGGGTCTGATATACAAAAATCCCCGGATTTTGCCCGAATCACCACCAAAAAACACTATCAGGAACTTAAAGAAATGCTTCAAGGGGAAAGTCTTCTTTTCGGGGGGAATTTTGATGATTCCGAAAAATACATTGAGCCTACCTTGGTGGATGAGCCGAAAATGAACAGTCAAATAATGGAAGGGGAGATTTTTGGTCCCATTTTACCCATTATTCCGTATGAAACGGAGGAAGATTTGCACCTGTACATTTCAAATTATGGAAAACCATTGGCTTTCTATTTATTTTCCACGGATAAAAAGTTTCAAAAAAAGCTAATGTCCCGATATTCCTATGGCGGGGGAACCATCAACGATACCGTGGTGCATATTAGCAACAAACGACTGCCTTTCGGTGGAGTGGGCACATCGGGAATAGGGGGGTACCATGGGAAACATTCCTTTGATTTGTTTTCACATAAAAAATCTATCGTAAAACGGGGCAATTGGCTCGACATTCCTTTACGGTATGCGCCTTATAAGCTTCCTGATGCATGGGTGAAGCGGTTTAAACACCTGTTTTAG
- a CDS encoding glycosyl hydrolase: MGHYYKFCSAFLLSLIFSLSLFAQKPDPSPYAGLEFRSVGPALTSGRIADIAIHPTNENISYVAVGSGGVWKTTNAGVTWTPIFDEQSSYSIGCVTIDSNNPSTIWVGTGENVGGRHVGFGDGVYVSHDEGETWENTGLKTSEHISKIIVHPENSNIVWVAAQGPLWAKGGERGFYKTTDGGKTWNRTLGNSEWTGVTDIVMDPTDPDVLYAATWDRHRTVAAYMGGGPGSGIHKSTDGGDTWTELTNGIPTSNLGKIGLAISPFDHETVYAAIELDRKKGGLYITENGGASWTKQSDAVSGGTGPHYYQELYASPHHEGRLYLMSYIVLISNDHGKTFIQMNEDKKHVDSHAMAFKKSDPDYVLFGTDGGLYESYDHTKTWRFFDNLPVTQYYKIAVDDSTPFYNIYGGTQDNGSHGGPSQTKNQAGILNSDWWITLGADGHQSATEPGNPDITYGEFQQGWLWRIDQTTGETVFVQPQPKAGEPHERFNWDAPILVSPHKPERIYFASYRVWKSENRGDDWTPISPDLTRNEERLTLPIMGGQQSWDNPWDVDAMSNYNTITSLAESPVQEGLIYAGTDDGLLQVTEDGGNTWRKIMMGSIKGVPSRAFVNDVRADLYDANTVYLVLDNHKEGDFKPYLLKSTDKGNSWTFINGNLPKRLITWRIVQDHKKKDMFFAATEFGIYFTNNGGNTWTKLDGGVPTISFRDVTIQRREDDLVGGSFGRGIYILDDISPLRDFNPSTKEPTLFAVKPAYWYMEREAVYGQGHSEYAAKNPPYGATFTYYLPEKLKSLKEERTEKEKELTKQKANIPFPGWDKLENETLQEEPTLVLLVKDSSGKVVNTVDGTNKKGFNRVAWDLSYAERNGIPLEESSGGGDEEFLPSPYKATPGTYSVELYQRVDGELKQLSSAQSFEVKPLGEGALPAKPVTEIDAFRDRFQMFQQDLTATTTVLQKSLQKVDAMKRAMEQAESPSTSLSNKIFEAKSQLSALNIKMNGNPAKNEIGERNPPLPSDGVFIGTVALGNTYGPTGNQKAAVNRADAQLQDIKKELSVLVNSTLPALESELKATGAPWIEGQGLIKN; encoded by the coding sequence ATGGGACACTACTACAAATTCTGTTCTGCATTTCTTCTATCCCTTATTTTTTCTCTTTCATTATTCGCTCAAAAACCTGACCCATCCCCTTATGCTGGTTTGGAATTCAGAAGTGTTGGGCCTGCATTGACCTCGGGACGTATAGCCGATATTGCCATTCATCCAACCAATGAAAACATCTCGTATGTTGCCGTAGGTTCCGGTGGTGTTTGGAAAACTACAAACGCAGGAGTCACTTGGACCCCTATTTTTGATGAACAATCCAGCTATTCCATTGGATGTGTAACCATTGATTCCAACAACCCCAGTACCATTTGGGTAGGAACAGGTGAAAATGTGGGAGGCAGGCATGTTGGTTTTGGTGATGGTGTCTATGTTAGCCATGATGAAGGCGAAACTTGGGAAAACACTGGGCTAAAGACCTCAGAGCATATTTCCAAGATTATTGTCCATCCAGAGAATTCAAATATTGTGTGGGTGGCCGCGCAAGGGCCACTTTGGGCCAAAGGAGGAGAGCGAGGCTTTTATAAAACCACAGATGGCGGAAAAACCTGGAACAGAACACTCGGTAACAGCGAATGGACAGGAGTTACCGATATTGTAATGGATCCCACTGATCCAGATGTCCTTTACGCTGCAACTTGGGATCGTCATAGAACGGTTGCTGCTTATATGGGAGGCGGACCTGGGTCTGGAATCCATAAAAGTACCGATGGAGGGGATACTTGGACCGAATTGACAAACGGCATTCCAACTTCAAATTTGGGAAAGATTGGTTTGGCCATTTCACCTTTTGACCACGAAACCGTTTATGCGGCCATTGAATTGGACCGAAAAAAAGGAGGATTGTACATTACCGAAAATGGTGGTGCTTCTTGGACCAAGCAATCCGATGCAGTTTCAGGAGGAACAGGACCCCATTACTATCAAGAATTATACGCCTCTCCACATCATGAAGGAAGACTTTATTTGATGAGTTATATTGTATTGATTTCCAATGACCATGGAAAAACATTTATCCAAATGAATGAAGATAAAAAGCATGTGGACAGTCATGCTATGGCCTTTAAAAAATCTGACCCAGACTATGTGCTTTTTGGAACTGATGGAGGTTTGTATGAATCTTATGATCACACCAAAACTTGGCGGTTTTTTGATAATCTTCCTGTAACCCAATACTATAAAATTGCAGTTGATGATTCAACTCCTTTCTACAATATCTACGGAGGCACTCAGGACAATGGCTCCCATGGTGGGCCATCCCAAACCAAAAACCAGGCTGGGATATTGAACTCCGATTGGTGGATAACTCTGGGAGCTGATGGACATCAATCCGCCACGGAACCCGGAAATCCAGACATCACCTACGGTGAGTTTCAACAAGGATGGCTATGGCGAATTGACCAAACCACGGGTGAAACTGTTTTTGTACAACCACAGCCCAAAGCAGGCGAACCCCATGAACGTTTTAATTGGGACGCCCCCATATTGGTAAGCCCACACAAACCCGAACGTATTTATTTTGCCTCATACCGCGTATGGAAATCGGAAAATAGGGGGGATGACTGGACCCCGATCTCACCAGACCTTACCAGAAATGAGGAGCGTCTGACCCTTCCTATCATGGGTGGCCAACAAAGTTGGGACAATCCTTGGGATGTAGATGCCATGTCCAATTATAATACCATCACTTCTTTAGCCGAATCCCCGGTTCAAGAAGGGCTCATTTATGCGGGTACGGATGATGGCCTTCTTCAGGTTACCGAAGATGGAGGCAACACCTGGCGAAAAATCATGATGGGCAGCATTAAGGGAGTCCCAAGTAGGGCATTCGTCAACGATGTAAGGGCCGACCTGTACGATGCCAATACCGTTTATTTGGTTCTGGACAATCACAAGGAAGGAGATTTTAAGCCTTACCTGCTCAAAAGCACGGACAAAGGCAACAGTTGGACCTTTATCAACGGAAATTTACCGAAACGTTTGATTACATGGCGAATTGTACAAGACCACAAAAAGAAGGACATGTTTTTTGCTGCTACGGAATTTGGTATCTATTTTACCAATAACGGGGGAAATACCTGGACAAAACTGGATGGGGGAGTACCCACAATTTCTTTTAGGGATGTTACCATTCAAAGAAGGGAAGATGATTTGGTCGGAGGTTCCTTTGGTCGTGGTATTTATATTTTGGATGATATTTCACCGCTACGGGATTTCAATCCATCCACAAAAGAGCCTACGCTGTTTGCCGTAAAACCGGCTTATTGGTATATGGAAAGGGAGGCAGTTTACGGGCAAGGCCATTCTGAATATGCGGCTAAAAATCCACCCTACGGGGCCACATTTACCTATTATCTACCCGAAAAACTAAAATCCTTAAAAGAAGAAAGAACCGAAAAAGAAAAAGAGCTCACCAAACAAAAGGCCAATATTCCTTTCCCCGGTTGGGACAAACTTGAAAATGAAACCCTTCAGGAAGAACCCACTTTGGTACTTTTGGTAAAGGACAGTTCCGGAAAAGTGGTCAACACTGTGGATGGAACCAACAAAAAAGGGTTTAATCGAGTTGCCTGGGATTTATCCTATGCGGAGCGAAATGGCATCCCATTGGAAGAGTCCAGTGGCGGAGGGGATGAAGAATTTTTGCCATCGCCCTACAAAGCCACACCCGGAACCTATTCCGTGGAATTGTACCAAAGGGTGGATGGAGAGTTGAAGCAGCTTTCCAGTGCCCAGAGCTTTGAAGTAAAACCTTTGGGTGAAGGTGCACTTCCCGCTAAACCTGTCACTGAAATTGATGCGTTCCGAGATAGGTTCCAGATGTTCCAGCAAGATCTTACCGCAACCACTACCGTATTGCAAAAAAGTTTACAAAAAGTGGATGCCATGAAACGGGCCATGGAACAAGCCGAAAGCCCCAGCACATCGCTTTCCAACAAAATTTTTGAAGCAAAATCCCAATTATCAGCTTTAAACATTAAAATGAATGGAAATCCGGCCAAAAATGAAATAGGGGAGCGGAACCCTCCTTTACCTAGCGACGGTGTATTTATTGGAACCGTAGCGCTCGGGAATACCTATGGACCAACTGGAAACCAAAAGGCAGCTGTGAATAGGGCGGACGCCCAGTTGCAGGACATCAAAAAAGAATTGTCCGTATTGGTCAACAGCACATTGCCCGCGTTGGAGTCTGAATTAAAAGCTACGGGAGCACCATGGATTGAAGGTCAAGGGCTTATCAAAAACTAA